From the genome of Helicobacter pylori, one region includes:
- the lon gene encoding endopeptidase La, protein MTEDFPKILPLLVEEDTFLYPFMIAPIFLQNNASIKALAYAKNNKSLVFIACQKDKLTDNEAPYYDVGVIGSIMREANMPNGRVKLLFNGIAKGRILEPAKENEQGFLEAQISPIEYLEYDKENIQAIVEVLKEKVITLANVSSLFPPDLIKALEDNDDPNRIADLIAAALHLKKDQAYSLFASNNTEQRLLDLIDIVIEETKTQKLQKEIKSKVHQKMEQTNKEYFLKEQLKQIQKELGTDKQRDEDLNQYYQKLESIKPFLKEEAFKEIKKQIDRLSRTHADSSDSATLQNYIETMLDVPFGQYKKKALDIKHVKEQLDNDHYSLKRPKERIIEYFATMQLLEMRHKKKQEKKDKAKGTILCFYGPPGVGKTSLANSIAKAIERPLVRIALGGLEDVNELRGHRRTYIGSMPGRIVQGLIEAKKMNPVMVLDEIDKVDRSVRGDPASALLEILDPEQNAAFRDHYANFSIDLSQVIFIATANNIDRIPAPLRDRMEFISVSSYTPNEKEEIAKNYLIPQELEKHALKPSEVEISHECLKLIIEKYTREAGVRDLRRQIATIMRKVALKYLEDNPHKKGRTKKGEDKKSENEENEKRGGNKDFCVSITPSNLKEYLERMVFEIDPIDEENKIGIINGLAWTPVGGDVLKIEAVKIRGKGELKLTGSLGDVMKESAIIAFSVVKVLLDNETLKAPTIPSETPKDAEGKKKKKALKVYNAYDLHLHVPEGATPKDGPSAGIAMASVMASILCDRATRSEVAMTGELTLSGEVLPIGGLKEKLIAAFKAGIKTALIPVKNYERDLDEIPAEVRENLNIVAVKNIAEVLEKTLL, encoded by the coding sequence ATGACTGAAGATTTTCCTAAAATTCTGCCTTTATTGGTAGAAGAAGACACCTTTTTATACCCCTTTATGATAGCCCCTATTTTTTTGCAAAATAATGCGAGCATCAAGGCGCTAGCTTACGCTAAAAACAATAAATCATTAGTCTTTATTGCATGCCAAAAAGACAAATTGACTGACAATGAAGCCCCTTATTATGATGTGGGGGTGATTGGATCTATCATGCGTGAAGCCAACATGCCTAATGGGCGCGTGAAATTGCTCTTTAATGGCATCGCTAAGGGGCGCATTTTAGAGCCTGCTAAAGAAAACGAGCAAGGCTTTTTAGAAGCCCAAATAAGCCCTATTGAATATTTAGAATACGATAAAGAAAACATTCAAGCTATCGTGGAAGTGCTAAAAGAAAAAGTGATCACTCTAGCCAATGTCAGCTCACTCTTTCCCCCGGATTTAATCAAGGCTTTAGAAGACAATGACGATCCTAACCGCATCGCTGATTTAATCGCAGCGGCCTTGCATTTGAAAAAAGATCAAGCGTATTCTCTTTTTGCCAGCAACAACACCGAACAGCGCTTGTTGGATTTGATTGATATTGTGATAGAAGAGACTAAAACCCAAAAACTCCAAAAAGAAATCAAGTCCAAAGTCCATCAAAAAATGGAGCAAACTAATAAGGAATATTTCTTAAAAGAGCAGCTCAAACAAATCCAAAAAGAGCTTGGCACAGACAAACAACGAGATGAGGATTTAAACCAATACTACCAAAAACTAGAAAGCATCAAGCCTTTTTTAAAAGAAGAAGCGTTTAAGGAGATTAAAAAGCAAATTGACCGACTAAGCCGAACCCATGCGGATAGCTCTGATAGTGCGACTTTACAAAATTATATTGAAACCATGCTGGATGTGCCTTTTGGGCAATATAAAAAAAAAGCGCTTGACATTAAGCATGTGAAAGAGCAATTAGATAACGATCATTATTCCTTAAAAAGGCCTAAAGAGCGTATTATAGAATACTTTGCCACCATGCAGCTTTTAGAAATGCGCCACAAGAAAAAGCAAGAAAAAAAGGACAAAGCTAAAGGCACGATTTTATGCTTTTATGGGCCTCCTGGCGTGGGTAAAACGAGTTTAGCTAATTCCATTGCTAAAGCGATAGAACGCCCTTTAGTCAGGATCGCTTTGGGGGGCTTAGAAGATGTGAATGAATTAAGAGGGCACAGACGCACTTATATAGGCTCAATGCCTGGGCGCATTGTCCAAGGGCTTATTGAAGCTAAAAAGATGAATCCGGTCATGGTTTTAGATGAAATTGATAAGGTGGATAGGAGCGTTAGGGGTGATCCAGCGAGCGCTTTATTAGAGATCTTAGACCCTGAGCAAAATGCCGCTTTTAGGGATCATTATGCGAATTTTAGCATTGATTTATCGCAAGTGATTTTTATCGCTACCGCTAATAATATTGACAGGATCCCAGCCCCCTTAAGAGACAGAATGGAATTTATCAGCGTGTCCAGCTACACGCCTAATGAAAAAGAAGAAATCGCTAAAAACTATCTCATCCCCCAAGAATTAGAAAAGCACGCCTTAAAGCCTAGCGAAGTTGAGATTAGCCATGAGTGTTTGAAACTCATTATTGAAAAATACACCAGAGAAGCGGGCGTTAGGGATTTACGAAGACAAATCGCAACGATTATGCGTAAAGTGGCGTTAAAATACCTAGAAGACAATCCGCACAAAAAAGGGCGAACCAAAAAAGGCGAAGATAAAAAAAGCGAAAATGAAGAAAACGAAAAGAGAGGTGGAAACAAAGATTTCTGTGTCTCTATCACGCCCAGCAACCTTAAAGAATATTTAGAACGCATGGTGTTTGAAATTGACCCCATAGATGAAGAAAATAAAATCGGTATTATCAATGGTTTGGCATGGACTCCAGTAGGCGGTGATGTGCTTAAAATTGAAGCGGTTAAGATTAGAGGCAAGGGGGAATTGAAACTCACAGGGAGCCTAGGCGATGTGATGAAAGAATCCGCCATTATTGCTTTTTCTGTTGTCAAAGTCTTATTGGATAACGAAACCTTAAAAGCGCCTACAATCCCTAGCGAAACCCCTAAAGATGCAGAGGGCAAGAAAAAGAAAAAAGCGCTGAAAGTCTATAACGCTTATGATTTGCACTTGCATGTCCCTGAGGGGGCTACGCCTAAAGACGGTCCGAGTGCTGGGATCGCTATGGCGAGCGTGATGGCGAGCATTTTATGCGATAGGGCTACAAGAAGCGAAGTGGCAATGACAGGCGAATTGACTTTGAGCGGGGAAGTTTTACCCATAGGAGGGTTGAAAGAAAAATTGATTGCCGCTTTTAAAGCCGGCATTAAAACCGCTCTCATTCCTGTCAAAAATTACGAAAGGGATTTAGATGAAATCCCTGCTGAAGTACGAGAGAATTTAAATATCGTTGCGGTGAAAAACATCGCTGAAGTGTTAGAAAAAACTTTACTTTAA
- a CDS encoding prephenate dehydrogenase, translated as MKIGIIGLGLMGGSLGLALQELGRFKSVIGYDHNALHAKLALTLGLVDECVEFEKILECDVIFLAIPVEGIIECLKKMTPVKKSTTIIDLGGAKAQIIHNIPKSIRKNFIAAHPMCGTEFYGPKASVKGLYENALVILCDLEDSGTEQVEIAKEIFLGIKARLIKMKSNEHDAHVAYISHLPHVLSYALANSVLKQNDPEMILSLAGGGFRDMSRLSKSSPLMWKDIFKQNRDNVLEAVKKCEKEIVQAKAWIENNDYESLAEWMAQANKLQEFM; from the coding sequence ATGAAAATAGGCATTATTGGTTTAGGGCTTATGGGGGGGAGTTTGGGGCTGGCCTTACAAGAATTGGGGCGTTTTAAAAGCGTCATAGGCTATGATCATAACGCTTTGCATGCTAAATTGGCTTTGACTTTGGGGCTTGTAGATGAATGCGTGGAATTTGAAAAGATTTTAGAATGCGATGTGATTTTTTTGGCCATTCCGGTTGAGGGCATCATTGAATGTTTGAAAAAAATGACTCCCGTTAAAAAAAGCACAACGATTATTGATTTAGGGGGCGCTAAAGCACAAATCATTCACAATATTCCTAAAAGCATTCGTAAGAATTTCATCGCCGCGCACCCCATGTGCGGGACAGAGTTTTATGGCCCTAAAGCGAGCGTTAAGGGGCTATATGAAAATGCTCTTGTGATATTGTGCGATTTAGAAGATTCAGGGACTGAGCAAGTAGAGATCGCTAAAGAAATCTTTTTAGGCATTAAAGCGCGCTTGATCAAAATGAAATCCAACGAGCATGACGCCCATGTGGCTTATATCAGCCATTTACCCCATGTTTTGAGCTATGCGTTAGCTAATAGCGTTTTAAAGCAAAATGACCCAGAGATGATTCTATCCTTAGCGGGTGGGGGTTTTAGGGATATGAGCCGTTTGTCTAAAAGCTCGCCTTTAATGTGGAAAGATATTTTCAAACAAAACCGAGACAATGTCTTAGAAGCGGTTAAAAAATGCGAAAAAGAAATCGTGCAAGCTAAGGCTTGGATAGAAAATAACGATTATGAAAGCCTTGCAGAATGGATGGCACAAGCGAACAAACTCCAGGAGTTCATGTAA
- a CDS encoding DNA/RNA non-specific endonuclease codes for MKTFKNLLCFSLFAMSWLQADMLDNFTNAINSYTAKKLNEIKNQVNSANPTKTYANGMLTDIDCKVLKNNFYSVCYSSELKNPIYGVSVLFGDLVDKNNIEKRYEFKTDTRLAKYQQATTQDYTRSGFDRGHFVANDASFDFASNPLRETYRMTNITPEAKNTNRHSVLLVEKEGRNLARKYHQVLVEELTIIKQGYRTFSSKNIAIPSGFWYHYDISLTDSYENAKSECFYIPNDNQKYPLQAMRRDCKEYERVEKQVVFKNNKNAELNELSKYLNNAKKY; via the coding sequence ATGAAAACCTTTAAAAACCTGCTCTGTTTTAGCCTTTTCGCTATGAGTTGGCTCCAAGCGGACATGCTGGATAATTTCACTAATGCGATTAACAGCTACACCGCTAAAAAGCTTAATGAAATCAAAAATCAAGTAAATAGTGCTAACCCCACTAAGACCTATGCTAATGGCATGCTCACTGACATTGATTGTAAAGTCTTAAAAAATAACTTTTATTCGGTGTGTTATTCTAGCGAGTTAAAAAACCCTATTTATGGCGTGAGCGTGTTGTTTGGGGATTTAGTGGATAAAAATAATATTGAAAAACGCTATGAGTTTAAAACGGACACACGATTAGCAAAATACCAACAAGCCACGACACAAGATTACACAAGAAGCGGTTTTGATAGGGGGCATTTTGTGGCGAATGACGCTTCTTTTGATTTTGCGTCTAACCCTTTAAGAGAGACTTACAGAATGACTAACATCACCCCTGAAGCCAAAAACACCAACAGGCATTCTGTTTTGTTAGTAGAAAAAGAGGGCCGTAATTTGGCTAGGAAATACCATCAAGTTTTAGTAGAAGAACTCACCATCATCAAACAAGGTTATAGGACTTTTAGCTCTAAAAATATCGCTATCCCTAGCGGATTTTGGTACCACTATGATATAAGCTTAACGGATAGCTATGAAAACGCTAAAAGCGAATGTTTTTATATCCCTAATGACAACCAAAAGTATCCCTTACAAGCAATGAGAAGAGATTGTAAAGAATATGAGCGAGTGGAAAAGCAAGTGGTTTTTAAGAACAATAAAAACGCTGAATTGAATGAATTGTCTAAGTATCTTAACAACGCTAAGAAGTATTAA